A genomic segment from Bradyrhizobium sp. ISRA430 encodes:
- a CDS encoding cation:proton antiporter, translating into MQWSLLRPAGLVPAALILTTITASAEGGKSAGPSEFLLMAQIVLLIAVGRGLGEIMQRIGQPSVIGELLAGILLGPSLFGWVWPEAQQAIFPKTPEQKAMIDGIAQFGILLLLLLTGMETDLKLVRRIGKAAIAISIAGIVVPFACGFVLGEFLPDAILPNPQARLVASLFMGTALSISSVKIVAVVVREMNFMRRNVGQIIVATAVIDDTIGWIIIAIIFSLASQGTLDVGSVAKAVLGTLAFLVVSFTIGRRLVFQLIRWANDTLVSTAPVITVILLLMGTMALITHLIGVHTVLGAFVAGILVGESPILTRQIDERLRGLISSFFMPVFFGLAGFSADLSVLRDPHLLMLTGLLVVIASVGKFGGAFVGGTMGGLNYRESLALASGMNARGSTEVIIATIGLSIGVLSQTLFTMIVTMAIVTTMAMPPTLRAALAKLPVNKEENERLEREEFERRGFVANLERPLLAVDESVNATFAAHIAGLIAGMRGLPITVLHIGRRAKGQEIGRGEVGSHEAVVKKAAETVSHYGNGDTGSVDVITRVGRAELGETIADEARKGFDLLVVGVDKVTATKDRFDGRIEAIAAEFEGPLAIVAARGRHLKDPMLETLNILVPVSGSGVSKRGAEVAVALAQAGSGSLRVIYVATTRDKGAQRGASRGLSQEAGILKDASDLAARYEVDITTTLRVNRAPEAAILREIATTDVDLVVMGVDRIQADHLSFGGVADAVLRQSKASVLLVSSGEARQASAEKA; encoded by the coding sequence ATGCAGTGGAGCCTGCTCCGACCGGCCGGCCTCGTCCCCGCGGCGCTTATCCTCACGACCATTACGGCGAGCGCAGAGGGCGGCAAATCCGCCGGTCCGTCCGAATTCCTGCTGATGGCGCAGATCGTGCTCCTGATCGCCGTGGGCCGCGGTCTCGGCGAGATCATGCAGCGCATCGGGCAGCCCTCGGTGATCGGCGAATTGCTCGCCGGCATCCTGCTCGGGCCGTCGCTGTTCGGCTGGGTCTGGCCGGAAGCGCAGCAGGCGATCTTCCCGAAGACACCCGAGCAGAAGGCGATGATCGACGGCATCGCCCAGTTCGGCATCCTGCTGCTGTTGCTGTTGACCGGCATGGAGACCGATCTCAAGCTGGTCAGGAGGATCGGCAAGGCGGCGATCGCGATCTCGATCGCCGGCATCGTCGTTCCCTTCGCCTGCGGCTTCGTGCTCGGCGAGTTCCTGCCGGATGCCATTCTGCCCAATCCGCAAGCCCGCCTGGTGGCCTCTTTGTTCATGGGGACGGCGCTGTCGATCTCGTCGGTGAAGATCGTCGCGGTGGTCGTGCGCGAGATGAACTTCATGCGCCGCAATGTCGGGCAGATCATCGTCGCCACCGCCGTGATCGACGACACCATCGGCTGGATCATCATCGCCATCATCTTCAGCCTGGCCTCCCAAGGCACGCTCGACGTAGGCTCGGTCGCGAAGGCCGTGCTGGGCACGCTGGCCTTCCTCGTCGTCAGCTTCACCATCGGCCGCCGGCTGGTGTTCCAGCTCATCCGCTGGGCCAACGACACCCTCGTCAGCACCGCGCCGGTCATCACCGTGATCCTTCTGCTGATGGGCACCATGGCGCTGATCACGCATCTGATCGGCGTGCACACCGTGCTCGGCGCCTTCGTTGCCGGCATCCTGGTCGGCGAGTCCCCGATCCTGACCCGGCAGATCGACGAGCGCCTACGCGGCCTGATCTCGAGCTTCTTCATGCCCGTGTTCTTCGGTCTCGCCGGGTTCAGCGCCGATCTGTCGGTACTGCGCGATCCCCATCTCCTGATGCTCACCGGCCTGCTGGTTGTGATCGCGAGCGTCGGCAAGTTCGGCGGCGCCTTCGTCGGCGGCACGATGGGCGGCTTGAATTATCGGGAATCGCTGGCGCTCGCGAGCGGGATGAACGCGCGCGGCTCGACCGAGGTGATCATCGCCACCATTGGCCTCTCCATCGGCGTGCTCAGCCAGACCTTGTTCACGATGATCGTGACGATGGCGATCGTGACGACGATGGCGATGCCGCCGACGCTGCGCGCGGCGCTGGCGAAGCTGCCGGTCAACAAGGAGGAGAATGAGCGGCTGGAACGCGAGGAGTTCGAGAGGCGCGGCTTCGTCGCCAATCTCGAACGGCCCTTGCTGGCGGTGGACGAGAGCGTCAACGCAACCTTTGCCGCGCATATCGCGGGCTTGATTGCCGGCATGCGCGGCCTGCCGATCACCGTGCTGCATATCGGCCGTCGTGCGAAGGGGCAGGAGATCGGACGGGGCGAGGTGGGAAGCCATGAAGCCGTGGTGAAGAAAGCGGCTGAAACGGTGTCGCACTATGGCAACGGCGATACTGGCAGCGTCGATGTCATCACGCGCGTCGGGCGGGCGGAACTCGGCGAGACGATCGCCGATGAAGCGCGCAAGGGTTTTGATCTTCTGGTCGTCGGCGTCGACAAGGTCACCGCGACCAAGGATCGTTTCGACGGAAGGATCGAGGCCATCGCCGCGGAGTTCGAGGGACCGCTTGCGATCGTCGCGGCCAGGGGCCGGCATCTCAAGGACCCGATGCTCGAGACGCTCAACATCCTCGTTCCGGTCTCCGGCAGCGGCGTCTCCAAGCGCGGCGCCGAGGTCGCGGTCGCGCTGGCGCAGGCGGGATCAGGCTCGCTCCGCGTGATCTATGTGGCGACGACCCGTGACAAGGGCGCGCAGCGCGGCGCGTCCCGCGGGCTGAGCCAGGAGGCGGGCATCCTCAAGGACGCCAGCGATCTCGCCGCCCGCTATGAAGTCGATATCACCACGACCTTGCGCGTGAACCGGGCGCCGGAAGCTGCCATCCTGCGCGAGATCGCTACCACCGATGTCGATCTCGTGGTCATGGGTGTCGACCGGATCCAGGCCGACCATCTCTCCTTCGGCGGCGTCGCCGATGCCGTGCTCAGGCAGTCGAAGGCCTCGGTCCTGCTGGTGTCGAGCGGCGAGGCTCGCCAGGCGTCCGCGGAGAAGGCTTAA
- a CDS encoding MFS transporter, with the protein MNSPGRVIGFVNAAHFIDHYSMLIFAAAVIIMGPALGMAYSELLPYATPGFVAFGAGSLLTGWLGDRWSRRHMMLIFFVGIGASMISVGFVQTPAQLGAALLAIGIFASIYHPVGTAMIVSYADKLGREMGLNGVWGNLGVASSALVTGVIGQYLGWRLAFIIPGVVTVLIGFAFAMTVVHEDRKGTKQAAAQARVAKQDMWRVVLSLLIVVIAISTTFNAVTVALPKLFAERLADLTKSPALLGVIAACVYVFGAMTQYTIGRLLDRYSLKTVALPLSFMLAPFLYLAASLSNLPLIVVSIGIVMGAFGQVTVNDAMVGKYTTEEWRSRAYAVRYFVGFTAAGASVGLVAWLYEQGGFVSMLHAFAGLCLLAIAAAIILPREIRTPQPV; encoded by the coding sequence ATGAACAGCCCCGGCCGGGTGATCGGCTTCGTCAACGCCGCCCATTTCATCGATCACTATTCGATGCTGATCTTCGCCGCCGCCGTGATCATCATGGGACCGGCGCTCGGCATGGCCTATTCCGAGCTCCTGCCTTACGCGACGCCCGGTTTCGTCGCCTTCGGCGCGGGATCGCTGCTCACCGGCTGGCTCGGCGACCGCTGGAGCCGCCGCCACATGATGCTGATCTTCTTCGTCGGCATCGGAGCATCCATGATCTCCGTCGGCTTCGTGCAGACGCCGGCGCAGCTCGGCGCGGCGCTGCTCGCGATCGGCATCTTCGCCTCGATCTACCACCCCGTCGGCACTGCGATGATCGTGTCCTACGCCGACAAGCTCGGCCGCGAGATGGGCTTGAACGGCGTCTGGGGCAATCTCGGCGTCGCATCGTCGGCGCTGGTCACCGGCGTGATCGGCCAGTATCTCGGCTGGCGCCTTGCTTTCATCATCCCGGGCGTGGTCACCGTGCTGATCGGATTTGCCTTCGCGATGACCGTCGTCCACGAGGACCGCAAGGGCACCAAGCAGGCGGCCGCTCAAGCGCGGGTGGCCAAGCAGGACATGTGGCGCGTGGTGCTGTCGCTATTGATCGTCGTGATCGCGATCTCGACGACGTTCAACGCGGTCACGGTCGCGCTGCCAAAGCTGTTCGCGGAGCGGCTCGCGGACCTGACCAAGAGCCCGGCGCTGCTCGGCGTCATCGCCGCCTGCGTCTACGTCTTCGGTGCGATGACGCAGTACACGATCGGCCGGCTGCTCGATCGCTATTCGCTGAAGACCGTGGCGCTGCCGCTCTCCTTCATGCTGGCGCCGTTCCTGTATCTGGCGGCGAGCCTGTCCAATTTGCCGCTGATCGTGGTCTCGATCGGCATCGTCATGGGAGCGTTCGGGCAGGTCACGGTGAACGATGCTATGGTCGGCAAGTACACCACGGAAGAATGGCGCTCCCGCGCCTATGCGGTGCGCTATTTCGTCGGCTTCACCGCGGCTGGTGCCTCCGTCGGCCTGGTCGCCTGGCTCTACGAGCAGGGCGGCTTCGTCTCCATGCTGCACGCCTTTGCCGGCCTCTGCCTGTTGGCAATCGCAGCCGCGATCATCCTGCCGCGCGAGATCAGGACGCCGCAGCCGGTTTGA
- a CDS encoding helix-turn-helix transcriptional regulator yields the protein MTVVETPIKEVRGNHRSTAGVHLVARDYPKGLRLDPHKHREAQLVYAAKGTMQVTTPKGRWLVPPDRAVWVPAGLEHAIDVLADIEMRTLYFDLPWLEREQRDEGLTKEFVVRVSPLLHQAILALFDARTTSERTELLVRLVMVELHQAEDSATFVPLPHEPRCRRAAMIVLDDPTGLHDIDALAREVGTSARTLSRLFSTETQLSFKSWCQRARIAAAIQRLSTDAGISVKQLAAQLGYASVPAFSAAFRQVTGRTPTEFAGKG from the coding sequence ATGACTGTCGTCGAAACGCCAATCAAGGAGGTCCGCGGCAACCACCGCTCGACCGCAGGCGTGCACCTGGTTGCGCGCGACTATCCCAAGGGGCTGCGTCTCGATCCGCACAAGCATCGGGAAGCGCAGCTCGTCTATGCCGCCAAGGGAACGATGCAGGTGACGACGCCCAAGGGACGCTGGCTGGTGCCGCCGGACCGCGCGGTCTGGGTCCCGGCCGGGCTCGAGCATGCCATCGACGTGCTCGCCGACATCGAAATGCGGACGCTCTATTTCGACCTGCCCTGGCTGGAGCGCGAGCAGCGCGATGAGGGCCTGACCAAGGAATTCGTGGTGCGGGTATCGCCCTTGCTGCATCAGGCAATCCTGGCGCTGTTCGATGCCCGCACGACGTCCGAGCGCACCGAGCTCCTGGTTCGCCTGGTGATGGTGGAATTACACCAGGCCGAGGACTCCGCGACCTTCGTGCCGCTGCCGCACGAGCCGCGCTGCCGCCGCGCGGCGATGATCGTGCTCGACGATCCCACCGGCCTGCACGACATCGACGCACTGGCGCGCGAGGTCGGAACCTCCGCACGCACGCTGTCGCGGCTGTTCTCGACGGAAACACAATTGAGCTTCAAGAGTTGGTGCCAGCGCGCCCGGATCGCCGCGGCGATCCAGCGGCTCTCGACCGACGCCGGCATCTCAGTCAAGCAGCTCGCCGCCCAGCTCGGCTATGCCAGCGTGCCCGCGTTCTCGGCCGCCTTCCGTCAGGTGACCGGACGAACGCCGACGGAATTTGCGGGGAAGGGTTGA
- a CDS encoding malonyl-CoA decarboxylase: MANAFFSDLLATISERGRTLLRRGDSSDTKHDADGLVELCEALLSGRGEASGTAMAREVLDLYQDLDAKGRRAFFEALVRDFGPDPERLAKAIEKWRAKSGDEDASSLHFASEPRRQELIRRLNRAPGGTGDLVSMRADLLGMMNGRTDLAALDRDVVHLLSSWFNRGFLVLRRIDWSTPANILEKIIRYEAVHEISDWDDLRRRIDPVDRRCYAFFHPAMVDEPLIFVEVALTETIPGAIAPLLAVDRQHLPIERARTAVFYSISNTQRGLGGISFGSFLIKQVVEELRRELPKLDNFVTLSPVPGFMQWVKQDKDLPLSADDREMLKQLDEPKWFEHADVTAQLRSVLEPLAAHYFLKARTPKGRLIDSVARFHLGNGARLERINWLGDLSSKGLRESAGIMVNYLYRLDDIEKNHEAYANDGEVVASGAVKKLLRGEGRRLLDMRLS; encoded by the coding sequence ATGGCCAACGCCTTCTTCTCCGACCTGCTCGCCACGATCTCCGAGCGCGGCCGCACGCTGCTTCGCCGCGGGGATTCCTCCGACACAAAGCATGACGCCGACGGCCTGGTCGAGCTCTGCGAGGCGCTGCTGTCGGGACGGGGCGAAGCCTCGGGCACCGCCATGGCGCGCGAGGTGCTCGACCTCTACCAGGACCTTGATGCGAAAGGACGCCGCGCTTTTTTCGAGGCGCTGGTGCGCGACTTCGGTCCGGACCCCGAGCGATTGGCCAAGGCGATCGAAAAATGGCGCGCCAAGTCCGGCGATGAGGACGCCAGCTCCCTGCACTTCGCTTCCGAGCCGCGCCGGCAGGAATTGATTCGCCGCCTCAACCGCGCGCCCGGCGGCACCGGCGACCTGGTCAGCATGCGCGCCGACCTGCTCGGCATGATGAACGGGCGCACCGATCTCGCCGCGCTCGACCGCGACGTCGTCCATCTCCTTTCTTCGTGGTTCAACAGGGGGTTTCTCGTGCTGCGCAGGATCGACTGGTCGACCCCGGCCAACATCCTCGAAAAGATCATCCGCTACGAGGCCGTGCACGAGATCAGCGACTGGGACGATTTGCGCCGCCGCATCGATCCGGTCGACCGCCGCTGCTACGCGTTCTTCCATCCCGCCATGGTCGACGAACCCCTGATCTTCGTCGAGGTGGCGCTGACCGAGACCATTCCCGGCGCGATCGCGCCGCTGCTCGCCGTCGACCGCCAGCATCTGCCTATCGAGCGCGCGCGCACCGCCGTGTTCTATTCGATCTCGAATACTCAGCGTGGCTTAGGGGGCATCTCCTTCGGCAGCTTCCTGATCAAGCAAGTGGTCGAGGAATTGCGCCGCGAACTGCCGAAGCTCGACAATTTCGTGACGCTGTCGCCGGTGCCGGGGTTCATGCAGTGGGTGAAGCAGGACAAGGACCTGCCCCTGTCGGCCGACGATCGCGAGATGCTGAAGCAGCTCGACGAGCCGAAATGGTTCGAGCATGCAGACGTCACCGCGCAGTTGCGCAGCGTGCTGGAGCCGCTTGCGGCCCATTATTTCCTGAAGGCGCGTACGCCGAAGGGCCGCCTGATCGACTCGGTCGCCCGCTTCCATCTCGGCAACGGCGCGCGGCTCGAGCGCATCAATTGGCTCGGCGATCTCTCCTCGAAGGGTCTGCGCGAGTCCGCCGGCATCATGGTCAACTACCTCTACCGTCTCGACGACATCGAGAAGAACCACGAGGCCTACGCCAATGACGGCGAGGTCGTGGCCTCCGGCGCGGTGAAGAAGCTGCTCAGGGGCGAAGGGCGGCGGCTCTTGGATATGCGGCTGTCGTAG
- the tarD gene encoding D(-)-tartrate dehydratase — protein MSVRIVDVREITKPISSPIRNAYIDFTKMTTSLVAVVTDVVRDGKRVVGYGFNSNGRYGQGGLIRERFASRILEADQKSLLNAAGDNLDPDKVWAAMMTNEKPGGHGERSVAVGTIDMAVWDAVAKIAGKPLFRLLAERHGVKANPRVFVYAAGGYYYPGKDLSMLRGEMRGYLDRGYNVVKMKIGGAPIEEDRTRIEAVLKEIGKDAQLAVDANGRFDLETAIAYAKMLRDYPSFWYEEAGDPLDYSLQAALAEFYPGPMATGENLFSHQDARNLIRYGGMRPDRDWLQFDCALSYGLCEYQRTLEVLKTYGWSPSRCIPHGGHQMSLNIAAGLGLGGNESYPDLFQPYGGFPDGVRVENGHITMPDLPGIGFEGKSDLYKEMRALAE, from the coding sequence ATGTCCGTCCGCATTGTCGACGTCCGCGAAATCACCAAGCCGATCTCCTCGCCGATCCGCAACGCCTATATCGACTTCACCAAGATGACGACGAGCCTCGTTGCCGTCGTCACCGACGTGGTGCGCGACGGCAAGCGTGTCGTCGGCTACGGCTTCAATTCCAACGGCCGCTATGGGCAGGGCGGCCTGATCCGCGAGCGCTTTGCCTCGCGCATTCTGGAAGCCGACCAGAAGTCGCTGCTCAACGCGGCCGGCGACAATCTCGATCCGGACAAGGTCTGGGCCGCGATGATGACCAACGAGAAGCCGGGCGGTCATGGCGAGCGCTCGGTCGCGGTCGGCACCATCGATATGGCGGTGTGGGATGCGGTGGCGAAGATCGCCGGCAAGCCGCTGTTCCGCCTGCTCGCCGAGCGCCACGGCGTCAAAGCCAATCCGCGCGTCTTCGTCTATGCCGCGGGCGGCTATTACTATCCGGGCAAGGACCTCTCGATGCTGCGCGGCGAAATGCGCGGTTATCTCGATCGCGGCTACAACGTCGTCAAGATGAAGATCGGCGGCGCGCCGATCGAGGAGGACCGCACGCGGATCGAGGCGGTGCTCAAGGAGATCGGCAAGGACGCGCAGCTTGCGGTCGATGCCAATGGCCGCTTCGATCTGGAGACCGCGATCGCCTATGCAAAAATGCTGCGGGACTATCCGTCGTTCTGGTACGAGGAGGCCGGCGATCCCCTCGACTATTCGCTGCAGGCTGCGCTCGCCGAGTTCTATCCGGGTCCGATGGCGACCGGCGAAAATCTGTTCAGCCACCAGGATGCCCGCAACCTGATCCGCTATGGCGGCATGCGGCCGGACCGCGACTGGCTGCAATTCGATTGCGCACTGTCCTATGGCCTGTGCGAATACCAGCGCACGCTGGAGGTGCTGAAGACCTATGGCTGGTCACCGAGCCGCTGCATCCCGCATGGTGGCCACCAGATGTCGCTGAACATCGCCGCCGGCCTCGGCCTCGGCGGCAATGAGAGCTACCCCGACCTGTTCCAGCCCTATGGCGGCTTTCCCGACGGCGTGCGCGTCGAGAACGGCCACATCACCATGCCGGACCTGCCGGGCATCGGCTTCGAGGGCAAGTCGGATCTCTACAAGGAGATGAGGGCGCTGGCGGAGTAG
- a CDS encoding DUF3297 family protein has translation MSDELPDRLSVDPNSPYYNADVLSRDVGIRFKGIEKTNVEEYCVSEGWVRVTAGNAKDRYGNPLTIKVHGPVEPYFRDKK, from the coding sequence ATGAGCGACGAATTGCCTGACCGCCTGTCGGTCGACCCGAACAGCCCGTACTACAACGCGGACGTCCTTTCGCGCGATGTCGGCATCCGCTTCAAGGGCATCGAGAAGACCAATGTCGAGGAGTACTGCGTCAGCGAAGGCTGGGTCCGCGTCACCGCGGGCAACGCCAAGGATCGCTACGGCAACCCGCTCACCATCAAGGTGCACGGGCCCGTGGAGCCGTACTTCAGGGATAAGAAGTAA
- a CDS encoding glutathione peroxidase, with the protein MSAIYEYKANSLAGEEVPMRRFEGQVLLIVNTASKCGFTPQYRGLEDLYRDFSPRGFSVLGFPCNQFGGQEPGQASEIQEFCSTNYDVTFPLFEKIDVNGANAHPLYEYLKRQQSGLLGASIKWNFTKFLVDRAGKVVARYAPTARPEGLRHQIETLL; encoded by the coding sequence ATGTCGGCCATCTACGAGTACAAGGCCAACTCGCTCGCCGGCGAGGAGGTGCCGATGCGGCGCTTCGAAGGACAAGTGCTGTTGATCGTCAACACCGCGAGCAAATGCGGCTTCACCCCGCAATATCGCGGCCTTGAGGATCTCTATCGCGACTTCTCGCCGCGCGGCTTCTCGGTGCTCGGCTTTCCCTGCAACCAGTTCGGTGGACAGGAGCCGGGACAGGCGAGCGAGATACAGGAGTTCTGCTCGACCAACTACGACGTCACTTTTCCTCTGTTCGAGAAGATCGACGTCAACGGTGCTAATGCGCATCCCCTGTATGAGTACTTGAAACGCCAGCAATCCGGCCTTTTAGGTGCCTCCATCAAATGGAATTTCACCAAATTCCTGGTGGATCGCGCCGGCAAGGTGGTCGCGCGCTACGCACCGACCGCGCGGCCCGAAGGATTGCGGCACCAAATCGAAACACTGTTGTGA
- a CDS encoding amidase family protein, translated as MQDLWRLSAADLATLVKSRKVSAREAATAGLARLDAVNPKLNAVVDHRPEDVLKQADAVDAAIARGEDPGVLAGVPVTIKANVDQVGFATTNGLKLQRDLIAREDNPVVANFRKAGAILLGRTNCPAFSYRWFTTNLVHGDTRNPRDASLTPGGSSGGAGSAVAAGIGHIAHGTDIAGSIRYPAYACGVHGLRPTMGRIPAFNPALPERPIGPQISAVSGPLARTVNDLRISLAAMAARDIRDPWWVPVPLEGPERPKRAALCLNPDGLATAPEVKAAVSDAGKRLERAGWTVDVIENTPPMREAVEWQTKLWLGDGYEAQLEAAEREGDPGALACLRGNRAKVTPFDQAAYAKALTRRATLTREWMLFFEKYAVVLTPVSGELPFPDHLDRKDDESFKRVWEAQLPQIAIPFMGLPGLVVSTGLVGKAPVGVHVVSGRYREDLCLLAGEAIEAGGVPPSPIDPVG; from the coding sequence ATGCAAGATCTCTGGCGCCTGTCGGCCGCCGACCTCGCCACCCTCGTCAAATCCAGGAAGGTCTCCGCCAGGGAGGCAGCAACGGCTGGGCTCGCCCGGCTCGACGCCGTCAATCCCAAGCTCAATGCAGTGGTCGACCACCGGCCGGAAGACGTGCTCAAGCAGGCGGATGCCGTCGATGCCGCGATCGCCCGCGGCGAGGACCCCGGCGTGCTGGCCGGCGTGCCCGTCACCATCAAGGCCAACGTCGACCAGGTCGGCTTTGCCACCACCAACGGCCTCAAGCTGCAGCGCGACCTGATCGCGCGCGAGGACAATCCGGTGGTCGCCAATTTCCGGAAAGCGGGCGCCATCCTGCTCGGCCGCACCAATTGCCCGGCCTTTTCCTATCGCTGGTTCACCACCAATCTCGTGCACGGCGACACCAGGAACCCCCGCGACGCTTCGCTGACCCCCGGCGGCTCGTCGGGCGGCGCCGGCTCGGCGGTTGCGGCGGGCATCGGCCACATCGCCCATGGCACCGACATCGCCGGATCGATCCGATATCCGGCCTATGCCTGCGGCGTGCACGGCCTGCGCCCAACCATGGGCCGCATTCCCGCCTTCAACCCGGCGCTGCCAGAGCGCCCGATCGGTCCGCAGATCAGTGCAGTGTCGGGGCCGCTGGCGCGCACCGTCAACGACTTGCGGATTTCGCTAGCCGCGATGGCGGCGCGCGACATCCGCGATCCCTGGTGGGTGCCGGTTCCGCTGGAAGGCCCTGAGCGGCCGAAGCGCGCCGCGCTCTGCCTCAACCCCGATGGGCTCGCGACCGCACCGGAGGTGAAGGCGGCGGTGAGCGATGCCGGCAAGCGGCTGGAGCGCGCCGGCTGGACTGTCGATGTGATCGAGAACACGCCGCCGATGCGTGAAGCGGTCGAGTGGCAAACAAAGCTCTGGCTCGGCGACGGCTACGAGGCGCAGTTGGAGGCCGCCGAGCGTGAGGGCGATCCCGGCGCGCTTGCATGCCTGCGCGGCAACCGCGCCAAGGTCACGCCGTTCGATCAGGCCGCTTACGCGAAGGCGCTGACCCGCCGCGCCACGCTGACCCGCGAATGGATGCTGTTCTTCGAAAAATATGCGGTGGTGCTGACGCCGGTCTCCGGCGAATTGCCGTTCCCGGATCATCTCGACCGCAAGGACGATGAGTCCTTCAAGCGCGTCTGGGAGGCGCAACTGCCGCAGATCGCCATTCCCTTCATGGGACTGCCGGGCCTCGTGGTCTCGACGGGGCTCGTCGGCAAGGCTCCGGTCGGCGTGCATGTGGTGTCCGGGCGCTATCGTGAGGACCTCTGCCTGCTTGCGGGCGAGGCGATCGAGGCGGGCGGCGTACCGCCATCGCCGATCGACCCCGTGGGCTGA
- the pqqA gene encoding pyrroloquinoline quinone precursor peptide PqqA, with protein MAWKAPRIVEVPCGMEINMYVSATRK; from the coding sequence ATGGCCTGGAAGGCACCAAGGATCGTCGAAGTGCCATGCGGCATGGAAATCAACATGTATGTGAGCGCCACCCGCAAATAA
- the pqqB gene encoding pyrroloquinoline quinone biosynthesis protein PqqB — MLRVVVLGAAAGGGVPQWNCGCAGCRAARAESHGLQRTQASVAFSGDGAHWFLINASPDLRQQLNATPQLHPKAGALRHTPIAGVILTNGEVDAVAGLLSMREGSPFTVYAHEKVLAILKANSIFNVLNEKNVRRQPIGISEPFEPRLPDGARSGIEVLPFAVPGKSAWYLEGKAHPGGEVGDGDTLGLKVTDKSTGKSFYFLAACAEVTDALKSEIDGAALLFFDGTVWRDDEMIKAGLGHKTGKSMGHIAMSGDGGAIARLADLNIDRKIFLHINNSNPALLPGSIERKAAEEAGWQIPADGTEIVL; from the coding sequence ATGCTTCGCGTCGTCGTCCTGGGCGCCGCAGCGGGCGGCGGAGTCCCGCAGTGGAACTGCGGTTGCGCAGGCTGCCGTGCAGCGCGCGCTGAATCTCATGGATTGCAGAGAACCCAGGCGTCGGTCGCCTTCAGTGGCGACGGCGCGCACTGGTTCCTGATCAACGCATCGCCCGATCTCAGACAGCAGTTGAACGCCACGCCGCAGCTACACCCCAAGGCAGGTGCCTTGCGCCACACGCCGATCGCGGGCGTGATCCTGACCAACGGCGAGGTCGATGCGGTTGCGGGCCTGCTTTCGATGCGCGAGGGCTCGCCCTTCACGGTCTACGCGCATGAGAAGGTGCTGGCGATCCTGAAAGCTAACAGCATCTTCAACGTGCTGAACGAGAAGAACGTACGGCGGCAGCCGATCGGCATCAGCGAGCCGTTCGAGCCGCGGCTTCCCGACGGAGCACGCTCTGGCATCGAGGTGCTCCCCTTCGCGGTGCCCGGCAAGTCGGCCTGGTATCTGGAAGGCAAGGCGCATCCCGGCGGCGAGGTCGGCGACGGCGATACGCTTGGCCTGAAGGTCACGGACAAGTCGACCGGCAAGAGCTTTTACTTCCTCGCCGCCTGCGCCGAGGTCACCGATGCGCTCAAGTCCGAGATCGACGGCGCAGCGCTGTTGTTCTTCGACGGCACGGTGTGGCGCGACGACGAGATGATCAAGGCCGGCCTCGGCCACAAGACCGGCAAGAGCATGGGACATATCGCGATGTCCGGCGACGGCGGCGCGATCGCCCGGCTCGCTGATCTAAATATCGACAGGAAGATATTTCTGCATATCAATAACTCGAATCCGGCGCTGCTGCCCGGCTCAATCGAGCGCAAGGCCGCCGAGGAGGCGGGCTGGCAGATACCCGCTGACGGAACGGAGATCGTGCTGTGA
- the pqqC gene encoding pyrroloquinoline-quinone synthase PqqC: MNAASMTGMTALSIGKDLRLNSAEELEATLRHIGATRYHSLHPFHKLLHGGKLNKGQVQAWALNRYYYQSTIPIKDAVVISRFRDRATRLEWRHRIEDHDGDVGSEGGIERWLKLTEGLGLDTAYVESTEGILPATRFAVEAYVHYCREKSPLEAIASSLTELFAPNLHEERISGMLEHYDFVNPDIMSYFKRRLAQAPRDAGFALDYVKAHAKTPEERAAVCNALIFKTNVLWVQLDALYHAYVEGHIPPGAFVPKAS; this comes from the coding sequence GTGAATGCCGCGTCAATGACAGGAATGACCGCGCTCTCGATCGGCAAGGACTTGAGGCTCAATTCGGCCGAGGAGCTCGAGGCGACGCTGCGCCACATCGGCGCCACGCGCTATCACAGCCTGCATCCGTTCCATAAGTTGCTGCACGGCGGCAAGCTGAACAAGGGCCAGGTGCAGGCCTGGGCGCTGAACCGCTACTATTACCAGAGCACGATCCCGATCAAGGATGCGGTGGTGATCTCGCGCTTCCGCGACCGCGCCACGCGGCTGGAATGGCGCCACCGCATCGAGGACCATGACGGCGACGTTGGCAGCGAGGGCGGCATCGAGCGTTGGCTGAAGCTGACCGAGGGCCTCGGTCTCGACACCGCCTATGTGGAATCGACCGAAGGCATTTTGCCGGCGACGCGTTTTGCGGTCGAAGCCTATGTCCACTACTGCCGCGAAAAAAGCCCGCTGGAGGCGATCGCCTCCTCGCTCACCGAACTGTTCGCGCCGAACCTGCACGAAGAGCGCATCTCCGGCATGCTGGAGCACTACGACTTCGTCAATCCAGACATCATGAGCTACTTCAAGCGGCGCCTGGCGCAGGCCCCGCGCGATGCCGGCTTCGCGCTCGACTATGTCAAGGCACATGCGAAGACGCCGGAGGAACGCGCCGCCGTCTGCAATGCGCTGATCTTCAAGACCAACGTGCTGTGGGTGCAGCTCGATGCGCTCTACCACGCCTATGTCGAGGGCCACATTCCGCCGGGCGCATTCGTGCCCAAAGCGAGCTAA